One Sediminicola sp. YIK13 DNA segment encodes these proteins:
- a CDS encoding cation-translocating P-type ATPase codes for MILHPYRLPINELVKQLGTNLDKGLNSEEVKERLSKYRANKIPRDQIKKRRYIFLSQFVDPIIYILFVATLLALLYKNWAEAIAIFTVIFITVFIGYFMELQAVRSLESLRKMGETFVYVLRSGGALKIKATEVVPGDILLLQEGDLIVADGRLIEQDNLQVKESSLTGESISIEKNTDTIFDQVPITEQSNMVFKGTMVTGGSGRAIVTSTGINTQLGKIHQLAMASKQERTPLEKNLNQLSKRLIVLTLFLTVLIIFTGYLRGLDFMLMLQTGIALAVATIPEGLPIVATIALARGMIRLSRKQVVIKSLEAVEALGATNIICTDKTGTLTEEKLQVHSIQIDTERVWEVHDKKTNELEALVHNKSFHEMMMGSVLCNDVPIHNLYGKVDTVDKALLDFASKHGYDPKETRRSYPELDQIPFTTDRKMMATLHQGPQCFHTYAKGAFESIIDLCDTGIKNGKKIVFENRETWEKLVDDMASSGLRTIAFAYKDCQIPPKEGNMLDHLTFLGILGFLDPARSDVKDTVAIYKKAGIRVVMITGDHLGTAKKIAQDIGIINENDTHKRALMAGQLGALGNLDTKQRAQILDANVFARVVPEQKLDLIKFYQENGFIVGMIGDGINDVPALKKADIGIAMGIRGTEAAREAADMILKNDKFTAIEVAIRQGRVIYQNIRQFVVYLISSNLAEVLSVGLAALLVLPSPLLPLQILFLNLITDIFPALALGLGKGEKGIMLMPPRKSNEPLMTPLHWHATMLYGLAISVGVLGITWYGHFVLKLSPQVINNMAFYTLILSQLLNIFNIPKVGFSFFRNEVTTNLWVWGAMALSLLLTYSAAVTAPIATALSLVELSFFQYQLVAVFAFGSLMLAQLMKYSYLIFTRNKL; via the coding sequence ATGATACTCCATCCTTACCGTCTTCCTATTAATGAGCTAGTTAAGCAACTTGGCACCAATTTGGACAAGGGGTTAAATAGTGAGGAAGTAAAGGAGCGATTATCAAAATATCGCGCCAATAAAATTCCAAGGGATCAAATAAAAAAGCGGAGGTATATTTTTTTAAGTCAGTTCGTCGATCCCATAATTTACATTTTATTTGTTGCTACTTTATTGGCACTGCTCTACAAAAATTGGGCAGAAGCCATTGCAATTTTTACGGTAATCTTTATCACTGTTTTTATAGGGTATTTCATGGAACTACAAGCGGTAAGATCCTTGGAGTCCTTGAGAAAAATGGGTGAAACCTTCGTATATGTCTTGCGATCGGGCGGGGCTTTGAAAATTAAGGCGACCGAAGTGGTTCCAGGAGATATTTTACTACTACAAGAAGGCGATTTGATCGTAGCCGACGGTCGTCTCATAGAACAGGATAATCTTCAGGTAAAGGAATCATCCTTAACAGGGGAGAGCATATCAATTGAAAAGAATACAGATACCATTTTTGACCAAGTACCAATTACCGAACAATCCAATATGGTCTTTAAAGGAACTATGGTCACCGGAGGCTCAGGAAGGGCAATTGTCACTTCCACGGGAATAAACACACAACTGGGAAAAATACATCAATTGGCAATGGCCTCTAAGCAGGAGCGGACCCCATTGGAGAAAAATCTCAATCAATTGAGTAAGCGGCTTATCGTCTTGACCTTGTTTTTAACGGTTCTTATCATTTTTACGGGATATCTTCGGGGACTGGATTTTATGTTGATGTTGCAAACGGGAATTGCCCTTGCCGTTGCTACCATTCCCGAAGGTCTTCCAATAGTGGCCACTATCGCCTTGGCTAGAGGAATGATAAGATTATCCCGTAAACAGGTGGTCATTAAAAGCCTGGAAGCCGTGGAGGCCTTGGGTGCCACTAATATTATTTGTACGGATAAAACAGGTACGCTGACCGAGGAGAAACTGCAGGTGCACAGCATCCAAATTGACACGGAGAGGGTTTGGGAGGTACACGATAAGAAAACAAATGAACTGGAGGCCCTTGTCCATAACAAGAGCTTCCATGAGATGATGATGGGAAGCGTACTTTGCAATGATGTGCCGATCCATAACCTCTATGGAAAAGTGGATACCGTTGACAAGGCATTATTGGACTTTGCGTCAAAGCACGGCTATGACCCAAAAGAGACGAGACGCTCCTATCCCGAATTGGATCAAATCCCTTTTACCACAGATCGTAAGATGATGGCAACCCTACATCAAGGGCCACAATGTTTTCATACCTATGCCAAAGGTGCATTTGAAAGTATTATTGATTTATGTGATACAGGTATTAAGAACGGAAAGAAAATAGTATTTGAAAATAGGGAAACGTGGGAGAAGTTGGTCGATGATATGGCGTCCAGTGGGCTGCGGACAATTGCATTTGCCTATAAGGATTGTCAAATCCCACCAAAAGAGGGGAACATGTTGGACCATCTGACATTTCTAGGTATTCTAGGGTTTCTGGATCCCGCACGATCGGATGTTAAAGATACCGTGGCAATTTATAAAAAGGCAGGGATTAGAGTGGTCATGATCACAGGGGATCATTTGGGGACCGCAAAAAAAATAGCACAGGATATAGGTATCATAAATGAAAATGATACCCATAAAAGAGCTTTGATGGCAGGGCAATTGGGTGCGCTGGGGAATCTGGACACCAAGCAAAGAGCACAAATCCTCGATGCCAATGTTTTTGCCAGGGTAGTACCGGAACAAAAGCTGGACCTAATAAAGTTTTATCAGGAAAACGGGTTTATTGTGGGTATGATAGGAGATGGAATCAATGATGTCCCAGCATTAAAAAAGGCCGATATAGGGATTGCTATGGGAATACGCGGCACGGAGGCCGCAAGGGAGGCGGCGGACATGATCCTTAAGAATGATAAATTTACCGCCATAGAAGTGGCCATACGCCAGGGGAGGGTCATTTATCAGAATATTCGTCAATTTGTAGTTTACCTGATTTCCAGTAACCTTGCCGAGGTGCTATCCGTAGGTTTGGCAGCCTTATTGGTTTTACCATCGCCCTTATTGCCCCTTCAAATATTATTCCTAAACCTTATTACAGATATTTTTCCGGCCCTGGCACTGGGACTGGGCAAAGGGGAAAAAGGAATTATGCTAATGCCGCCAAGAAAATCCAATGAACCTCTTATGACCCCCTTGCACTGGCATGCTACTATGCTCTATGGTCTGGCCATTAGTGTAGGGGTTCTTGGGATAACTTGGTATGGTCATTTTGTATTGAAGCTATCGCCCCAGGTGATAAATAATATGGCCTTTTATACCCTGATCCTTTCGCAATTGCTCAATATTTTTAACATCCCTAAAGTAGGCTTCTCCTTTTTCAGGAATGAAGTTACCACTAATTTATGGGTGTGGGGGGCAATGGCATTGAGTCTTCTATTAACCTATTCCGCTGCTGTGACAGCGCCTATTGCCACAGCACTTTCCTTGGTGGAATTATCCTTTTTTCAGTATCAATTAGTAGCTGTGTTTGCTTTCGGATCCCTTATGCTGGCCCAACTTATGAAATACTCTTATTTAATTTTCACCCGTAATAAACTTTGA
- a CDS encoding Hsp20/alpha crystallin family protein — protein sequence MSLVKFRNRRPFGSLITSDFFDMDDFFENRLMSRNVLGDRFWNGKRGEPALNIKETDDHFEIELAAPGFSKKDFSVTIDDGCLNIEAEKSTSKEEKEEDYTRREFSYNSFERSLQLPESVKEEAVKAQYKDGILSFNLAKKEEAKKRPPKIIQIA from the coding sequence ATGTCACTAGTAAAATTTAGAAACAGAAGACCATTTGGAAGTCTCATTACATCAGATTTTTTTGATATGGATGACTTTTTTGAAAACCGACTTATGAGCAGAAATGTTCTGGGTGACAGGTTTTGGAATGGTAAAAGAGGGGAGCCTGCATTAAATATCAAAGAGACCGATGACCATTTCGAAATCGAACTGGCAGCACCGGGATTCAGCAAAAAAGATTTTAGTGTGACCATAGATGATGGTTGTTTGAATATCGAAGCTGAGAAATCTACCTCCAAAGAAGAAAAAGAGGAGGATTATACACGAAGGGAATTTAGTTACAACTCCTTTGAAAGGTCGTTGCAGTTACCCGAAAGTGTTAAGGAAGAAGCTGTAAAAGCCCAGTATAAAGACGGAATTTTAAGCTTTAACCTGGCCAAGAAAGAAGAGGCTAAAAAAAGGCCGCCAAAGATTATCCAAATCGCCTAA
- a CDS encoding DUF302 domain-containing protein, translated as MEYYFKKSFHNVDFDDMVKRTTTALKTEGFGVLTEIDMKATLKQKLDVDFHNYKILGACNPPFAYKALLAEDKIGTMLPCNVIIQEKEKGNIEVAAVDPNASMMAVGNKDLAEIATEVTQKLKNVIALL; from the coding sequence ATGGAGTATTATTTTAAAAAGTCGTTCCACAATGTAGATTTTGACGATATGGTAAAGAGAACTACCACTGCTTTAAAAACTGAAGGATTTGGTGTGTTGACAGAAATTGACATGAAAGCCACCTTAAAACAAAAATTAGATGTTGATTTTCACAACTATAAAATATTAGGCGCCTGTAATCCGCCCTTTGCCTACAAAGCTTTACTTGCAGAAGACAAGATTGGGACCATGCTTCCCTGCAATGTCATTATACAGGAAAAAGAGAAAGGCAATATTGAGGTGGCCGCCGTAGATCCCAATGCCTCCATGATGGCCGTAGGCAATAAAGATCTTGCTGAGATCGCCACAGAGGTGACCCAAAAATTAAAGAATGTTATTGCCCTTTTATAA
- a CDS encoding flavin reductase — translation MEKTVADHYISLNTDTPIWNQFFTVGPLIVVGTKEGDHYDLAPKHMATPIGLSNYFGFVCTPNHATYHNVKATGEFAISFPLPDQIVLSSLSASPRCRERNDEKQIISSLPTVKATSIDALFLENSYLYLECNLFKIIDGFDNDSIITGKVITAFVKSNYHRDPDGDDQEMIKNNPLLAYIANGRFASISETFNFPFPKGFER, via the coding sequence ATGGAAAAAACAGTGGCAGATCATTATATTTCACTAAATACGGATACTCCTATTTGGAACCAATTCTTTACGGTGGGACCCCTGATTGTAGTTGGCACCAAAGAAGGTGATCACTATGACCTTGCGCCAAAACATATGGCGACCCCCATTGGATTATCCAACTATTTTGGCTTTGTCTGTACCCCCAACCACGCTACATACCACAACGTAAAAGCAACCGGAGAGTTTGCCATAAGCTTTCCTTTGCCCGACCAAATAGTCTTGTCCTCATTAAGTGCTTCCCCTAGATGTAGAGAACGTAACGATGAGAAACAGATCATTAGTTCCTTGCCTACGGTAAAAGCCACTTCTATAGATGCCCTATTTTTAGAGAATTCCTATTTATATCTTGAATGCAACCTTTTTAAAATAATTGACGGTTTTGATAACGATAGCATCATTACAGGAAAGGTAATTACTGCCTTTGTAAAAAGCAATTATCACAGGGACCCAGACGGAGATGATCAGGAGATGATAAAGAACAATCCCCTACTGGCCTATATTGCCAACGGCCGTTTCGCTTCCATTTCAGAAACTTTCAATTTCCCATTCCCAAAAGGTTTTGAAAGATGA
- a CDS encoding M20 family metallopeptidase, translated as MSTNIDIATSIKQYLGLHREEMILFLKDLVTLETPSKVMASQQGIFDVLLDKLEAMDYKTIHIPGKATGGYLFARPKKRNKKLPLQLLIGHCDTVWPLETLKDMPFLEENGKIKGPGVYDMKAGLTQIIFAIQAIQSLQLPLNITPIILINSDEEIGSRESTAIITRLAKISKRAFVLEPPLGLGGKLKTARKGLGRFTIRAKGKAAHAGLDPTKGINAIVELSHQIQKLYAMNDFDKGITVNVGMIEGGVSANVVAPESTAVIDVRVFKDADGDYITKKIKALKPYLKDIELQVEGGMGRPPMEKTPRNQQLWEVAKRQGDALGLQLEEATAGGGSDGNTTSQYTATLDGLGTPGDGAHAPHEYIKENQLVERTALLSLLLITDS; from the coding sequence ATGAGCACAAACATAGACATAGCAACCAGCATTAAACAGTATTTAGGCCTCCACCGGGAAGAAATGATCCTTTTCCTAAAAGACCTTGTAACCCTTGAGACCCCCTCAAAAGTTATGGCTTCACAACAAGGCATCTTTGATGTCCTGCTGGACAAATTGGAGGCCATGGATTATAAAACCATACATATTCCGGGGAAAGCCACCGGCGGCTATCTTTTTGCACGTCCCAAAAAGAGGAATAAAAAGTTACCCCTACAGTTATTGATAGGACATTGCGATACGGTGTGGCCTTTGGAAACCCTGAAAGATATGCCGTTTTTGGAGGAGAATGGCAAGATAAAAGGACCTGGTGTCTATGATATGAAAGCTGGACTAACACAGATCATCTTTGCGATTCAGGCCATACAGTCATTGCAACTGCCCCTTAACATTACCCCTATAATCTTGATCAACTCAGACGAAGAAATAGGCAGTAGGGAATCTACAGCAATCATAACAAGACTGGCAAAAATATCGAAAAGGGCCTTTGTTCTGGAACCGCCCCTGGGCTTGGGCGGCAAATTAAAAACGGCTAGGAAAGGTTTGGGACGTTTTACCATAAGGGCCAAAGGGAAGGCAGCCCATGCCGGATTGGATCCTACCAAAGGGATCAACGCCATAGTAGAGCTCTCCCATCAAATTCAAAAACTATATGCCATGAACGATTTTGATAAGGGCATTACCGTCAATGTTGGGATGATAGAAGGAGGTGTTTCTGCCAATGTGGTGGCACCTGAAAGTACGGCAGTAATAGATGTAAGGGTATTTAAGGATGCTGACGGAGATTATATCACCAAAAAAATAAAAGCTCTGAAACCTTACCTCAAGGATATTGAACTACAGGTAGAAGGTGGTATGGGAAGACCTCCAATGGAAAAAACGCCCCGCAACCAACAATTATGGGAAGTGGCAAAACGCCAAGGCGATGCTTTGGGGCTGCAATTAGAGGAAGCCACGGCAGGGGGAGGCTCTGACGGCAACACCACCAGTCAGTACACAGCCACTCTGGATGGACTGGGCACACCCGGCGATGGTGCCCATGCTCCCCATGAGTATATCAAGGAAAACCAACTGGTGGAAAGGACCGCTTTATTATCACTTTTATTGATCACGGACTCTTAA
- a CDS encoding HPF/RaiA family ribosome-associated protein, producing MNHQYIYTSLTRISDLPETDFVVNKLPREQWQNGDYVVCKITDPGSSILKLELPNGRMRGIIGGELLVGALGERFATLEATGTWRKVGEDLKMTVLTGAGLLGKLTSKSVYMPNLIELVYTGHTFRYGEKLTMDSFVRPETYVPYTTPVILFVGTSMSAGKTTSARIVTNLFKHAGHKVVGAKLTGAGRFKDILAIKDVGADQVMDFVDVGLPSTICPREEYQEKLAQLLSKIEKVKADVAIIEIGASPLEPYNGDIAINAIREQIKCVILSASDPYAVHGLIKVFDIVPDIVTGVATNTLAGCRMVETLCKVKALNLIDASTTPALKKMLSSATGLSLENQILETEPLKLHTRIDFVHTTKEAKLEQLILDKMNHLFEKYNDLIKAHVIIEEEKASSSKGKICKIELSSPGPRIFASSDEPTFEASVAETVRDLDRQLLKRKEKMNPHL from the coding sequence ATGAACCATCAATATATATATACATCACTTACACGGATTTCGGATTTGCCAGAAACTGATTTTGTCGTTAATAAACTCCCAAGGGAACAATGGCAGAACGGAGATTATGTCGTTTGTAAAATCACGGACCCCGGAAGCAGCATATTAAAATTGGAGCTTCCCAATGGACGGATGAGGGGCATTATTGGCGGAGAATTACTAGTAGGGGCTTTAGGGGAGCGTTTTGCCACCCTAGAGGCAACCGGAACTTGGAGAAAAGTAGGGGAAGACCTAAAAATGACCGTATTAACGGGTGCGGGCCTCTTAGGAAAACTTACCTCTAAATCGGTCTATATGCCCAATTTAATCGAATTGGTCTACACTGGGCACACCTTTCGATATGGTGAAAAGCTCACCATGGACAGTTTTGTAAGGCCAGAAACCTATGTGCCCTATACCACACCAGTGATCCTCTTTGTAGGAACCTCCATGTCCGCGGGCAAGACTACCTCCGCCAGGATTGTTACCAATCTATTTAAACATGCCGGACATAAGGTAGTTGGTGCCAAACTTACCGGTGCAGGTAGATTTAAGGATATCCTGGCCATTAAGGATGTTGGCGCCGATCAGGTGATGGATTTTGTGGATGTTGGCCTTCCCTCAACCATTTGTCCCAGGGAAGAGTACCAGGAAAAATTGGCCCAACTGCTCAGCAAAATAGAAAAAGTAAAAGCTGATGTTGCCATTATTGAAATAGGAGCTTCCCCTTTGGAGCCTTACAATGGAGACATTGCTATCAATGCCATACGGGAACAAATAAAATGTGTCATTCTCAGTGCTTCCGATCCCTATGCCGTTCACGGGCTGATAAAAGTGTTTGACATTGTCCCGGATATTGTAACCGGGGTTGCCACAAATACCTTGGCCGGATGTAGAATGGTGGAGACACTATGCAAGGTGAAAGCCCTAAATTTAATAGATGCCTCCACTACCCCAGCGTTAAAAAAGATGCTGTCATCGGCTACAGGGTTATCCTTGGAGAACCAAATATTGGAAACGGAACCCCTAAAACTGCATACGCGTATAGATTTTGTACATACTACCAAAGAGGCGAAATTGGAACAACTTATCTTGGACAAGATGAACCATTTATTTGAGAAGTACAATGATTTGATCAAGGCCCATGTGATCATAGAAGAAGAGAAGGCGTCATCTTCCAAAGGAAAGATCTGTAAAATAGAACTAAGCTCCCCTGGACCAAGAATCTTCGCCTCTTCCGACGAACCTACTTTTGAGGCTTCGGTGGCAGAAACGGTGCGCGACTTGGATAGGCAGTTACTAAAACGCAAGGAGAAAATGAACCCTCACCTTTAA
- a CDS encoding adenosylcobalamin-dependent ribonucleoside-diphosphate reductase — MPPKIAHNAQILLEERYLQKNGPGASIETPDQLFRRVARHIASVEDKNKDHWEDCFYDHMTKMEFLPNSPTLMNAGLPKGQLSACFVLPINDSLDEIFTTLKNAALIHQSGGGTGYNFSRIRPKNDTISTTGGKSSGPIAFMKVFDAATEHVKQGGKRRGANMGILNMDHPDIAQFVVAKLDGSSLQNFNISAGITDHFMEAMINTEKWELINPRTGQPERTIEAKELWNSLINAAWKTGDPGLIFLDTINGHNPLLQQGRIQSTNPCGEVPLFDYESCNLGSINLSKILGLGSKESTIDWDKLKLLVQMGIRFLDNVIQSNCYVLPEVAEMALKNRKIGLGVMGWAELLLQLEIPYASKEAIQLAEKLMRFIQETSFNASCDIAKEKGCFPAWVDSVHYPNLPLRNATCNSIAPTGSISIIANTSYSIEPLYALAFKRTGILGTKTQQVLHPIVKNKLTQLGHWNNDIKDQILETGSIREIESIPDHIKKLFETSLEIPWKYHLEHQRAFQKYTDNAVSKTINLPSSASISDISEIYITAWKYGLKGITIYRDGSKANQVLQKCGAIEPLSC, encoded by the coding sequence ATGCCACCCAAAATAGCGCATAACGCCCAAATATTGCTTGAAGAACGGTATCTTCAAAAAAACGGCCCAGGCGCTAGCATTGAGACACCCGATCAGCTTTTTAGGAGGGTTGCACGGCATATTGCCAGCGTTGAGGATAAGAACAAGGACCACTGGGAGGACTGTTTTTATGACCATATGACCAAGATGGAGTTTTTGCCTAATTCCCCTACCCTAATGAATGCAGGCTTACCGAAGGGACAATTGAGTGCCTGTTTTGTACTGCCCATAAATGACAGCTTGGACGAGATTTTCACCACGCTTAAAAATGCTGCCCTGATCCATCAAAGCGGAGGAGGTACGGGCTATAATTTTTCCAGAATACGCCCGAAAAACGATACCATTTCCACTACAGGCGGCAAGTCATCCGGTCCTATTGCTTTTATGAAAGTATTTGATGCCGCTACAGAACATGTGAAGCAAGGTGGAAAACGCAGAGGTGCCAATATGGGTATTTTAAATATGGACCACCCAGACATAGCACAGTTTGTGGTTGCTAAATTAGACGGTAGCAGTTTACAAAATTTCAATATTTCTGCAGGCATTACGGATCATTTCATGGAGGCAATGATCAATACTGAAAAATGGGAACTCATTAATCCAAGAACAGGACAACCAGAACGAACCATTGAAGCCAAGGAACTTTGGAATTCTTTAATTAATGCCGCTTGGAAAACAGGAGATCCAGGACTCATTTTTTTGGACACCATCAACGGACATAATCCTCTTTTGCAACAAGGTCGCATCCAAAGTACCAATCCTTGTGGGGAGGTTCCCTTGTTCGATTATGAAAGCTGTAATTTAGGATCCATAAATCTCTCCAAGATTTTGGGATTGGGTTCTAAAGAATCAACTATTGATTGGGACAAGCTGAAGTTATTGGTTCAAATGGGGATCCGGTTTTTGGACAATGTCATCCAATCCAATTGCTATGTACTGCCAGAGGTTGCCGAAATGGCATTGAAAAATAGAAAAATAGGTCTGGGGGTGATGGGCTGGGCAGAATTATTGCTGCAACTAGAGATCCCCTACGCCTCAAAAGAAGCCATTCAACTGGCAGAAAAGTTAATGCGCTTTATACAGGAGACCAGTTTTAATGCCTCATGCGATATCGCTAAGGAAAAAGGATGCTTTCCGGCTTGGGTGGACAGCGTACATTATCCGAACCTCCCCTTACGGAACGCAACCTGTAACAGTATAGCCCCAACGGGAAGTATTTCGATAATCGCCAATACCTCTTACTCCATTGAACCCCTATATGCCCTTGCCTTTAAACGAACAGGAATATTGGGCACTAAAACCCAGCAGGTGTTACATCCTATTGTCAAAAACAAATTGACACAACTTGGGCACTGGAACAACGATATTAAGGACCAAATTCTAGAAACGGGTAGTATTAGAGAAATTGAGTCCATCCCAGATCACATTAAAAAACTATTTGAAACCAGTTTGGAAATCCCTTGGAAATACCACTTGGAACATCAGAGGGCGTTCCAAAAATATACGGACAATGCGGTCTCCAAAACTATTAACCTTCCCAGTTCCGCATCTATATCGGATATTTCAGAAATTTATATAACGGCATGGAAATACGGGCTAAAAGGCATCACCATTTACCGCGATGGCAGTAAGGCAAATCAAGTGCTGCAAAAGTGCGGGGCTATAGAACCTTTAAGTTGTTGA
- a CDS encoding FMN-binding protein: MKKIIIYSIILILFLNCRDKSNVQPNLEEPVVAASSNAQKINSTLQELLRFADISETNDMDVADVVGFKMMDVRGNITSLDLEDGATLFKSYPSSESKQNRPIMEINDSNKVLLMVKGKGFGGPIWAKLLMDATTHEILKVKFEHKAETEGYGAGITRASFQNQFIGKTIKISNNTFALVQNGKEWIKGEQPIDGISGATVTSENVVHMLNEGLLGYAQYFQVR; the protein is encoded by the coding sequence ATGAAAAAGATCATCATTTATTCAATAATTCTTATCCTATTTCTGAATTGCAGGGATAAGTCCAACGTACAGCCAAATCTCGAAGAACCCGTTGTCGCTGCAAGCAGTAATGCTCAAAAAATAAATTCGACATTACAAGAGCTCCTGAGATTTGCAGATATTTCTGAAACCAATGACATGGACGTGGCTGACGTGGTAGGGTTTAAGATGATGGATGTCCGTGGAAATATAACTTCTTTGGATCTGGAAGATGGGGCTACCCTTTTTAAGTCGTACCCAAGTTCTGAAAGCAAACAAAACCGACCGATCATGGAAATTAACGATTCCAACAAGGTACTATTGATGGTCAAAGGGAAGGGTTTTGGAGGACCAATTTGGGCAAAATTGTTAATGGACGCCACTACGCACGAGATCCTAAAAGTAAAATTTGAACACAAGGCCGAAACGGAAGGGTATGGAGCCGGAATAACCCGCGCTTCTTTCCAAAATCAATTTATAGGGAAGACCATAAAAATTTCAAACAATACATTCGCTCTGGTACAAAATGGAAAAGAATGGATAAAAGGGGAACAACCCATTGATGGGATTTCTGGAGCAACCGTGACAAGTGAAAATGTCGTACATATGTTAAATGAAGGATTATTGGGATATGCCCAGTATTTTCAGGTACGATAA